The Staphylococcus sp. KG4-3 genome has a window encoding:
- the dnaK gene encoding molecular chaperone DnaK: MSKVIGIDLGTTNSCIAVLEGDEPKVIQNPEGARTTPSVVAFKNDETQVGEVAKRQAITNPNTIQSIKRHMGTDYKVDVEGKSYTPQEISAMVLQNLKSTAEDYLGESVDKAVITVPAYFNDSERQATKDAGKIAGLEVERIINEPTAAALAYGLDKTEQDQKVLVFDLGGGTFDVSILELGDGVFEVLSTAGDNKLGGDDFDQVIIDHLVAEFKKENSVDLSKDKMALQRLKDAAEKAKKDLSGVSQTQISLPFISAGESGPLHLELTLTRSKFEELADSLIRRTMEPTRQAMKDAGLSSSDIDEVILVGGSTRIPAVQDAVKKEVGKDPHKGVNPDEVVAMGAAIQGGVITGDVKDVVLLDVTPLSLGIEIMGGRMNTLIERNTTIPTSKSQVYSTAADNQPAVDIHVLQGERPMAADNKTLGRFQLTDIPAAPRGVPQIEVTFDIDKNGIVNVTAKDLGTNKEQNITIQSSSALSDDEIDRMVKDAEENAEADKKRREESDLRNEADSLVFQVEKTITDLGENISEEDKTNAEDKKEALKSALEGEDIEDIKAKKEELEQVVQDLSTKVYEQAAQAQQQAQGEDANASQDSNVEDADFTEVKDDDNEDKQK, translated from the coding sequence ATGAGTAAAGTAATAGGTATTGACTTAGGTACAACAAATTCATGTATTGCAGTATTAGAAGGCGATGAGCCAAAAGTAATTCAAAATCCTGAAGGTGCTAGAACAACACCATCTGTAGTTGCATTTAAAAATGATGAAACTCAAGTAGGTGAAGTTGCTAAGCGTCAAGCAATCACTAACCCTAATACAATTCAATCTATCAAACGTCACATGGGTACAGATTACAAAGTAGACGTTGAAGGTAAATCATATACACCACAAGAAATTTCAGCAATGGTATTACAAAACCTTAAAAGTACAGCAGAAGATTACTTAGGCGAAAGCGTAGATAAAGCTGTTATTACAGTTCCTGCATACTTCAATGACAGTGAACGCCAAGCTACTAAAGATGCTGGTAAAATTGCTGGTTTAGAAGTTGAACGTATTATTAACGAACCAACTGCAGCTGCATTAGCTTACGGTTTAGACAAAACAGAACAAGATCAAAAAGTTCTTGTATTTGACTTAGGTGGCGGTACTTTCGACGTATCAATCCTTGAATTAGGTGACGGCGTATTTGAAGTACTTTCAACAGCAGGTGATAATAAACTTGGTGGGGACGACTTTGACCAAGTAATTATTGATCACTTAGTTGCAGAGTTCAAAAAAGAAAATAGTGTAGATTTATCAAAAGATAAAATGGCTTTACAACGTCTTAAAGATGCTGCTGAAAAAGCTAAAAAAGACTTGTCTGGTGTTTCTCAAACACAAATTTCATTACCATTCATCTCAGCTGGGGAAAGCGGTCCATTACATTTAGAACTTACATTAACTCGTTCTAAATTTGAAGAATTAGCAGATTCATTAATCAGAAGAACTATGGAACCAACTCGTCAAGCAATGAAAGACGCTGGTTTATCTAGCTCTGACATCGATGAAGTTATCTTAGTTGGTGGTTCTACAAGAATCCCTGCAGTACAAGACGCAGTGAAAAAAGAAGTAGGTAAAGACCCTCATAAAGGTGTTAACCCTGATGAAGTAGTAGCAATGGGTGCAGCAATTCAAGGTGGCGTTATCACAGGTGATGTTAAAGACGTAGTATTATTAGACGTTACACCATTATCATTAGGTATTGAGATTATGGGTGGACGTATGAACACACTAATTGAAAGAAATACTACAATTCCAACATCAAAATCACAAGTATACTCTACAGCTGCAGATAACCAACCAGCAGTTGATATCCATGTATTACAAGGTGAACGCCCAATGGCAGCGGATAACAAGACACTTGGTAGATTCCAATTAACTGATATCCCAGCAGCTCCTCGTGGTGTACCTCAAATCGAAGTTACATTCGATATTGATAAAAATGGTATTGTAAACGTTACTGCAAAAGACTTAGGTACTAACAAAGAACAAAACATTACAATACAATCAAGCTCAGCGCTTTCAGACGATGAAATTGATCGCATGGTTAAAGATGCTGAAGAAAATGCGGAAGCAGATAAAAAACGTCGCGAAGAAAGTGATTTGAGAAATGAAGCAGATAGTTTAGTATTCCAAGTTGAAAAAACAATCACTGATTTAGGTGAAAATATCAGCGAAGAAGATAAAACAAATGCTGAAGATAAAAAAGAAGCATTAAAATCTGCGCTTGAAGGCGAAGATATAGAAGATATCAAAGCTAAAAAAGAAGAATTAGAACAAGTTGTTCAAGACTTATCAACTAAAGTTTACGAACAAGCTGCACAAGCTCAACAACAAGCTCAAGGTGAAGATGCAAACGCTTCTCAAGATAGCAATGTTGAAGATGCAGATTTCACAGAAGTTAAAGATGACGACAACGAAGATAAGCAAAAATAA
- the grpE gene encoding nucleotide exchange factor GrpE codes for MTEKNESVFDQNEDVNEQTSEENTVENTDETTETSQDNLQEDDSQNISEDVDPKDEEIQQLKKDVQENEEKYLRLYAEFENYKRRIQKENQTMKEYKAQDVLNDILPTIDNIERALQIDGEDEQFKSLKKGVEMVHESLLNALKNNGLEKIETEGQQFDPNFHQAVVQDDNPDFESGQITQELQSGYKLKERILRPSMVKVNQ; via the coding sequence ATGACAGAAAAAAATGAATCAGTTTTCGACCAAAACGAAGATGTAAATGAACAAACTTCAGAAGAAAATACGGTTGAAAACACTGATGAAACTACAGAAACATCACAAGATAATCTGCAGGAGGACGATTCACAAAATATCTCAGAAGACGTAGATCCTAAAGATGAAGAAATTCAACAATTGAAAAAAGATGTTCAAGAAAATGAAGAAAAATATTTAAGATTATACGCTGAATTTGAAAACTATAAGCGTAGAATTCAAAAAGAAAACCAGACAATGAAAGAGTATAAAGCACAAGATGTTTTAAATGATATCTTACCAACAATAGATAACATTGAACGTGCTTTACAAATTGATGGCGAAGATGAACAGTTTAAATCACTTAAAAAAGGTGTGGAAATGGTTCATGAAAGCTTATTAAATGCATTGAAAAATAATGGTTTAGAAAAAATAGAAACTGAAGGTCAACAATTTGATCCTAACTTCCACCAAGCTGTAGTTCAAGATGATAATCCTGATTTCGAATCTGGACAAATTACTCAAGAGCTACAAAGTGGTTATAAATTGAAAGAAAGAATTTTAAGACCTTCAATGGTTAAAGTAAATCAATAA